The Methanothermobacter sp. genome contains the following window.
AAGATAAAGGAAGGGCTGAAGGATAACATAAGAAAATTCAGCATAGAGAGCAACGCTGAACTTGACTCCATTGTTGTGGGGATAAGGGAGGAGGCAGAATTCATCCTCAATGGAAGGTTCGGTGACTTCGTTGGGGCCCTCAACCACGGACCCAGGATAGAGATTCATGGAAAAACCGGGAGATACGTTGGCAACAACATGACCGCGGGGGAAATAATCGTATACGGAGATGCAGACGATGGTGTGGGTTTTGGAACCTACAACGGAACAATAGTCGTCCATGGAGACGCAGGTGACGGAATCGGTCAGCTCAACAAGGGTGGTGTAATCATAATCGATGGAGACATAGGTGACCTTGCAGGGCTCTACATGCTTAGCGGAGACCT
Protein-coding sequences here:
- a CDS encoding GXGXG domain-containing protein; protein product: MTVQEMKIAGDDLSTRDINRKIKEGLKDNIRKFSIESNAELDSIVVGIREEAEFILNGRFGDFVGALNHGPRIEIHGKTGRYVGNNMTAGEIIVYGDADDGVGFGTYNGTIVVHGDAGDGIGQLNKGGVIIIDGDIGDLAGLYMLSGDLIITGDSGRDIGDWIIGGNIYVGGDFETGTNAKVLEPERDDLDKLSSLFSRYSIEASPEEFKKIQRKEIRPFYG